The following coding sequences lie in one bacterium genomic window:
- a CDS encoding response regulator, whose translation MAKILIVDDEKDLGFIVKRILEISGYEVDYAQSGYEAIEKVRKTTYNLCLLDIRLPDMNGVEVFLKIKEIIPGVRVLMMTGFAVEDLINQALKEGAYACIHKPFDIEKLLEQIESVLKSKKRVVLIADDVERMRQELKIFLEGKKYIVYEAKNGEEVIARVREKEYDIILLDYGLPDMNGLEIFREVRKIDQDVVVMLMLDKPLKSVIKDALKMGFYGWIEKPIDTNRLLAMLKETLKNDG comes from the coding sequence ATGGCAAAAATATTAATTGTTGATGACGAAAAAGACCTGGGATTTATCGTAAAACGAATTCTGGAGATTTCGGGCTATGAGGTTGACTATGCCCAATCCGGGTATGAGGCAATAGAGAAAGTCAGAAAAACTACATATAACCTCTGCCTCCTCGATATCAGACTACCAGATATGAACGGTGTGGAGGTATTCCTGAAAATAAAAGAAATAATCCCAGGGGTTCGTGTCCTGATGATGACTGGATTTGCAGTTGAAGATTTGATTAATCAAGCACTTAAGGAAGGGGCTTATGCCTGTATCCATAAACCATTTGATATAGAGAAACTTTTAGAACAAATTGAATCCGTGCTGAAATCTAAAAAGAGAGTTGTCCTTATTGCCGATGATGTCGAAAGGATGCGACAGGAACTCAAGATTTTTCTTGAAGGTAAAAAATATATCGTCTATGAGGCTAAAAATGGAGAGGAAGTTATCGCTCGCGTCCGGGAGAAGGAGTATGATATTATCCTCTTAGACTATGGTTTGCCTGATATGAATGGTCTGGAGATATTTAGAGAGGTTCGGAAAATCGACCAGGATGTCGTGGTTATGCTAATGCTGGATAAACCACTTAAATCAGTAATTAAGGATGCCTTGAAGATGGGCTTCTATGGCTGGATAGAAAAGCCCATAGATACTAATCGGCTTTTGGCAATGCTCAAAGAGACTCTGAAGAATGATGGGTAG